From the Acidovorax carolinensis genome, one window contains:
- the hsdR gene encoding EcoAI/FtnUII family type I restriction enzme subunit R gives MDKTNLSESDICDKFIRPAMVDAGWSGQDQIFREYPLRAGRVVVRGNKAYRDKSTVLRADYALFYKANIPLAVVEAKDNRQAVGAGMGQALQYAQLLDVPFSFASNGDGFVFRDATLATGVLEQNLTLEEFPSPQELWRRYCAWKGWSAEQSRVAGFDYAPHKTPRYYQLGAVNRAVEAIAAGQNRVLLVMATGTGKTYTAFQIIWRLWKSGAKKRILFLADRNILIDQTMVNDFRPFKGAMAKLSPNGKGVERINAQGQTEVEQIPLAVNKTTKKVDTAFEIYLSLYQAVTGTEEERNIYKQFSPDFFDLIVVDECHRGSAAEDSAWRDILTYFASATQIGLTATPKETKDVSNTDYFGEPVYTYSLKQGIEDGYLAPYKVIRVDLDKDTFGWRPTAGMTDKHGHAIEDRIYTGADMNRKLVLEQRDVAVAAKITEYLKATDRYAKTIVFCEDIDHAARMRQALSNANADLCATQPKYVVQITGDNAEGKLELDNFIDPEKTYPVIATTSKLMSTGVDAQTCKLIVVDQGIKSMTLFKQIIGRGTRLREDLGKTWFTILDFKRATELFADKDFDGEPVQIYEPGAGEPVAPPEPLGSPHPFDPDHPVQPEPVEGQPPGALQPLGPFAGGSGAGDGPKKYILGNNVTVMIARERVQYLNAEGKLITESLRDYTRINLRKRFDSLDQFLQAWQQADRKAALLQELEGQGVLLEALADEVAHTGMVDLDPFDLLLHVAYDQPPLTRSERARRVQKRNVFTQYGPVARKVLEALLDKYADEGIATIESNDIFKLQPFTDLGSPVELVRSFGGRPQYLGALQALQRELYAPSQGTPP, from the coding sequence ATGGACAAGACCAACCTCTCCGAAAGCGACATCTGCGACAAATTCATCCGGCCCGCCATGGTGGACGCGGGATGGAGCGGCCAGGACCAGATCTTCCGTGAATACCCCTTGCGCGCCGGGCGTGTGGTGGTGCGCGGCAACAAGGCCTACCGCGACAAGAGCACGGTGCTGCGGGCCGACTACGCGCTGTTTTACAAGGCCAACATTCCGCTCGCCGTGGTCGAGGCCAAGGACAACCGGCAGGCTGTCGGTGCCGGCATGGGGCAGGCCCTGCAATACGCGCAGTTGCTTGATGTGCCGTTCAGCTTCGCCAGCAACGGCGACGGTTTCGTGTTCCGCGACGCCACCCTGGCCACCGGCGTGCTGGAGCAAAACCTCACCCTCGAAGAATTCCCCTCGCCGCAAGAGCTGTGGCGCCGCTACTGCGCCTGGAAGGGCTGGTCCGCCGAGCAAAGCCGCGTGGCCGGGTTTGACTACGCCCCGCACAAAACCCCGCGCTACTACCAGCTGGGCGCCGTGAACCGCGCGGTCGAGGCCATCGCCGCCGGGCAAAACCGCGTGCTGCTGGTCATGGCCACCGGCACCGGCAAGACCTACACCGCCTTCCAGATCATCTGGCGCCTGTGGAAGAGCGGCGCCAAAAAACGCATCCTGTTCCTGGCGGACCGCAACATCCTCATCGACCAGACCATGGTCAACGACTTTCGCCCCTTCAAGGGCGCCATGGCCAAGCTCAGCCCCAATGGCAAAGGCGTGGAACGCATCAATGCACAGGGTCAGACCGAGGTAGAGCAAATTCCGTTGGCTGTGAACAAAACCACCAAAAAGGTGGACACAGCCTTTGAGATTTACCTCTCGCTCTACCAGGCCGTCACGGGCACCGAGGAAGAGCGCAACATCTACAAGCAGTTCAGCCCCGATTTTTTCGACCTCATCGTCGTGGACGAATGCCACCGGGGAAGCGCGGCCGAAGACTCCGCCTGGCGCGACATCCTCACCTACTTTGCCAGCGCCACGCAAATCGGTCTCACGGCCACGCCCAAAGAGACCAAAGACGTCTCCAACACTGACTATTTCGGCGAGCCCGTCTACACCTACAGCTTGAAGCAAGGCATCGAAGACGGCTACCTGGCACCGTACAAAGTCATCCGCGTCGATCTGGACAAAGACACCTTCGGCTGGCGCCCCACGGCGGGCATGACCGACAAGCATGGCCACGCCATCGAAGACCGCATCTACACCGGCGCCGACATGAACCGCAAGCTGGTGCTGGAGCAGCGCGACGTGGCCGTGGCCGCCAAGATCACCGAATATTTGAAGGCCACCGACCGCTACGCCAAGACCATCGTGTTTTGCGAAGACATCGACCACGCCGCACGCATGCGCCAGGCGCTCAGCAACGCCAACGCCGACCTGTGCGCCACCCAGCCCAAATACGTGGTGCAGATCACCGGCGACAACGCCGAGGGCAAGCTGGAGCTCGACAACTTCATCGACCCCGAGAAAACCTACCCCGTCATTGCCACCACCTCCAAGCTCATGAGCACCGGGGTCGATGCGCAAACCTGCAAGCTCATCGTGGTGGACCAGGGCATCAAGTCGATGACGCTGTTCAAGCAGATCATTGGCCGGGGCACCCGCCTGCGCGAAGACCTGGGCAAAACCTGGTTCACCATTCTCGACTTCAAGCGCGCCACCGAACTGTTTGCCGACAAAGACTTTGACGGCGAGCCCGTGCAAATCTACGAACCCGGCGCAGGCGAGCCCGTGGCGCCGCCCGAGCCTCTCGGCTCACCCCATCCATTCGATCCCGACCACCCCGTTCAGCCTGAGCCCGTAGAAGGCCAGCCCCCAGGCGCACTCCAACCCCTGGGGCCCTTCGCGGGCGGCAGCGGCGCGGGTGATGGCCCCAAAAAATACATCCTCGGCAACAACGTCACCGTGATGATTGCCCGCGAGCGCGTGCAGTACCTCAACGCTGAGGGCAAGCTCATCACCGAAAGCCTGCGCGACTACACCCGCATCAACCTGCGCAAGCGCTTCGACTCGCTCGACCAGTTCCTGCAGGCCTGGCAACAGGCCGACCGCAAGGCCGCCCTGCTGCAAGAGCTCGAAGGGCAGGGCGTATTGTTGGAAGCCCTGGCCGACGAGGTGGCACACACGGGCATGGTGGACCTCGACCCGTTCGATCTGCTGCTGCATGTGGCCTACGACCAGCCCCCGCTCACCCGCAGCGAGCGCGCCCGCCGCGTGCAAAAGCGCAACGTCTTCACCCAATACGGCCCCGTGGCCCGCAAGGTGCTGGAAGCATTGCTCGACAAATACGCCGATGAGGGCATTGCCACCATCGAGAGCAACGACATCTTCAAGCTCCAGCCCTTCACCGACCTGGGCAGCCCCGTGGAGCTGGTGCGCAGCTTTGGCGGCCGCCCGCAGTACCTGGGCGCCCTGCAAGCGCTACAGCGGGAGCTGTACGCGCCATCGCAAGGTACGCCACCTTGA
- a CDS encoding extracellular solute-binding protein codes for MSKTVKALLTACALAAAAGAAIAQEQVVNLYSARHYSTDEALYTGFTKATGIKINRVDADDAGILARLKAEGAASPADVILLVDAARLYRGEMDGLFQPIRSKVLEDAIPTNLRSLPAADGGISWFGLSTRARLIVFNKVKVQKSDVDTYEELADPKNKGKLCIRSGSHPYNLSLFGAVTEHLGEQKAEAWLKGMVANLARAPKGGDTDQIKAVAAGECDIAVTNSYYLARLMRSTKPEDVAVVNKVGVVFPNQQSWGTHMNIAGGAVARHAKNQANAVKFLEYLASPEAQNYFANGNNEWPAVKGLNIDNPALKAMTQGQPFKSETIPISAVGANITKVQQILDRVGFQ; via the coding sequence ATGTCGAAGACCGTCAAAGCCCTGCTCACCGCCTGTGCCCTGGCCGCTGCTGCTGGTGCCGCCATCGCCCAGGAACAGGTGGTCAACCTCTACTCGGCGCGCCACTATTCCACCGATGAAGCCCTGTACACCGGCTTTACCAAGGCCACGGGCATCAAGATCAACCGGGTGGATGCGGACGACGCGGGCATTCTGGCGCGGCTGAAGGCGGAAGGCGCGGCCTCGCCTGCGGATGTGATCCTGCTGGTGGATGCAGCCCGGCTCTACCGGGGGGAAATGGACGGCCTGTTCCAGCCGATTCGCTCCAAAGTGCTGGAAGACGCCATCCCCACCAATCTGCGCAGTCTGCCGGCTGCCGATGGTGGCATCTCGTGGTTTGGCCTGTCTACCCGCGCACGACTGATCGTGTTCAACAAGGTCAAGGTGCAAAAGAGCGATGTGGATACCTACGAAGAACTTGCCGACCCCAAGAACAAGGGCAAGCTGTGCATTCGCTCGGGCTCGCACCCCTACAACCTGAGCCTGTTTGGCGCCGTGACCGAGCACCTTGGCGAACAGAAGGCCGAAGCCTGGCTCAAAGGCATGGTGGCCAACCTCGCCCGCGCCCCCAAGGGTGGCGACACCGACCAGATCAAGGCCGTGGCCGCTGGTGAATGCGACATTGCCGTCACCAACAGCTATTACCTGGCGCGCCTGATGCGCTCCACCAAGCCCGAAGATGTGGCCGTGGTCAACAAGGTGGGCGTGGTGTTTCCCAACCAGCAGTCGTGGGGCACGCACATGAACATTGCCGGCGGCGCCGTGGCCCGCCATGCCAAGAACCAGGCCAACGCCGTGAAGTTTCTTGAATACCTGGCCAGCCCGGAAGCGCAGAATTATTTTGCCAATGGCAACAATGAATGGCCTGCGGTCAAGGGCCTGAACATCGACAACCCCGCGCTCAAGGCCATGACGCAGGGCCAGCCCTTCAAGAGCGAAACCATTCCGATCAGCGCTGTGGGCGCCAACATCACCAAGGTGCAGCAGATTCTGGACCGCGTGGGCTTTCAATAA
- a CDS encoding type I restriction-modification system subunit M, translated as MSNLTPVIKSIQDIMRQDSGVDGDAQRISQLTWLLFLKVFDALEEELELTRDHYHSPIPEAMRWRAWAANPEGITGEALLDFVDNQLFATLKSLSADPARNPRGYVVRGVFEDAYNYMKSGHLLRQVVNKLNAIDFNRQAERHQFNDLYEKILKDLQSAGNAGEFYTPRAVTQFMVDMVNPQLGEVVLDPATGTGGFLVCAIEHLRKQVHNADQEAVLQNSIRGVEKKQMPHMLCVTNLLLHGIEVPSNIRHDNTLVRPLRDYTQADRVDVVLTNPPFGGVEEPGIEQGYPADVRTKETADLFLVLIKHILKTNGRAALVLPDGTLFGEGVKSRIKEQLLQECNLHTIVRLPNGVFAPYTGIKTNLLFFTKGQPTQHVWYYEHPYPPGVKNYNKTKPIRIEEFDAEKAWWGTEQDGFAARVENERAWKVGIEQIKAANWNLDQKNPHIGEQTSHDPEVLLADYARLQAEAQALRDELKGILAQSLGEK; from the coding sequence ATGTCCAACCTCACCCCCGTCATCAAATCCATCCAGGACATCATGCGCCAGGACAGCGGCGTCGATGGCGATGCCCAGCGCATCAGCCAGCTCACCTGGCTGCTGTTTTTGAAGGTGTTTGACGCGCTTGAAGAAGAGCTCGAACTCACCCGCGACCACTACCACAGCCCCATCCCCGAGGCCATGCGCTGGCGTGCCTGGGCGGCCAACCCCGAAGGCATCACCGGCGAGGCGCTGCTCGACTTTGTCGACAACCAGCTCTTTGCCACCCTCAAAAGCCTCAGCGCCGACCCCGCGCGCAACCCGCGTGGCTACGTGGTGCGCGGCGTGTTCGAAGACGCCTACAACTACATGAAAAGCGGCCATCTGCTGCGCCAGGTGGTCAACAAGCTCAACGCCATCGACTTCAACCGCCAGGCCGAGCGCCACCAGTTCAACGACCTGTACGAAAAAATCCTCAAGGATTTGCAAAGCGCCGGCAACGCGGGCGAGTTCTACACCCCCCGCGCCGTCACCCAGTTCATGGTGGACATGGTCAACCCGCAGCTCGGCGAGGTGGTGCTCGACCCGGCCACGGGCACCGGCGGCTTTCTCGTCTGCGCCATCGAGCATTTGCGCAAGCAGGTGCACAACGCCGACCAAGAGGCCGTGCTGCAAAACAGCATTCGCGGCGTCGAGAAAAAGCAGATGCCCCACATGCTCTGCGTCACCAACCTGCTGCTGCACGGCATCGAGGTGCCCAGCAACATCCGCCACGACAACACCCTGGTGCGCCCCCTGCGCGATTACACCCAGGCCGACCGCGTGGACGTGGTGCTCACCAACCCGCCCTTTGGCGGCGTGGAAGAGCCCGGCATCGAACAAGGCTACCCCGCCGACGTGCGCACCAAGGAAACGGCTGATTTGTTTCTGGTGCTCATCAAGCACATCCTCAAAACCAACGGCCGCGCCGCCCTGGTGCTGCCCGACGGCACGCTGTTTGGCGAAGGCGTCAAAAGCCGCATCAAAGAGCAGCTGCTGCAAGAGTGCAACCTGCACACCATCGTGCGCCTGCCCAACGGCGTGTTTGCCCCCTACACCGGCATCAAGACCAACCTGCTGTTCTTCACCAAAGGCCAGCCCACGCAGCATGTCTGGTATTACGAGCACCCCTACCCGCCGGGCGTGAAGAACTACAACAAGACCAAGCCCATCCGCATCGAAGAGTTCGACGCCGAGAAAGCCTGGTGGGGCACCGAGCAGGATGGCTTTGCCGCCCGCGTGGAAAACGAACGCGCCTGGAAGGTGGGTATCGAGCAGATCAAGGCCGCCAACTGGAACCTCGACCAGAAAAACCCCCACATCGGCGAGCAAACCAGCCACGACCCCGAGGTGCTGCTGGCCGACTACGCCCGCCTCCAGGCCGAGGCCCAGGCGCTGCGCGACGAGCTCAAGGGCATTCTGGCGCAGTCATTGGGTGAAAAATAA
- a CDS encoding AAA family ATPase: MLYYPRTQLAAALADALQGKAAFSDAPNGLFLAAPRRTGKSTFLQSDLMPELARRQVVVVYVDLWADQKRDPGSLIAEAVGRALLKQLGVVAKAARSAGLESISVGGIKIDTAKIGRTDGSTLADALRALVEAAKNPVALIIDEAQHALTSEAGETAMAALKSARDQLNRPGHAQLMLVMSGSDRDKLLRLVNTNAAPFYGSQIQRMPELGPDFVAHIAHLITRQRPDLGEVNQATLAEAFALFGQRPQFFMEALGQVLSPLATHTGRFEDAMLAKAAEQQRSDEAQMESDYTALRPLEQAVLWRMLELGTRFRPYDADALQFYAEKTGDKVTVAKAQKALEGLRAHQPSLVWKSARSEYAVEDAAMLRWYAQRVQAGTWPPAGPQLDWLDE; this comes from the coding sequence ATGCTCTACTACCCACGCACCCAGCTAGCCGCCGCGCTGGCAGACGCCCTGCAAGGTAAAGCCGCCTTCAGTGATGCACCCAACGGCCTGTTCCTTGCAGCGCCACGGCGCACGGGCAAATCCACGTTTTTGCAGTCCGACCTCATGCCCGAGCTGGCGCGGCGCCAGGTGGTGGTGGTGTACGTGGACTTGTGGGCCGACCAAAAGCGCGACCCCGGCAGTCTGATTGCTGAAGCCGTAGGCCGTGCGCTATTGAAGCAGCTCGGTGTGGTGGCCAAAGCCGCCCGCTCCGCTGGGCTGGAAAGCATCAGTGTGGGCGGCATCAAGATCGACACCGCCAAAATTGGCCGTACCGACGGCAGCACACTGGCCGATGCCTTGCGCGCCCTGGTCGAGGCCGCCAAAAACCCCGTGGCACTGATCATCGATGAGGCTCAGCACGCCCTCACCAGCGAAGCGGGCGAAACCGCCATGGCGGCCCTCAAGTCAGCCCGCGACCAGCTCAACCGGCCTGGCCACGCCCAGCTCATGCTGGTGATGTCGGGCTCTGACCGCGACAAGCTGCTGCGCCTTGTCAACACCAACGCCGCCCCGTTTTACGGCTCGCAAATCCAGCGCATGCCGGAACTGGGGCCGGATTTTGTGGCCCACATCGCCCACCTCATCACCCGCCAACGGCCCGACCTGGGCGAGGTCAACCAAGCCACCTTGGCAGAGGCATTTGCCCTTTTTGGCCAGCGCCCGCAATTTTTCATGGAAGCCCTGGGCCAGGTGCTCAGCCCCCTGGCCACGCACACGGGCCGGTTTGAAGACGCCATGCTGGCCAAGGCGGCCGAGCAGCAGCGCAGCGATGAAGCACAAATGGAGAGCGACTACACCGCCCTGCGCCCATTGGAGCAAGCCGTGCTGTGGCGCATGCTGGAACTGGGCACCCGGTTTCGCCCCTACGACGCCGATGCCTTGCAGTTTTACGCCGAAAAAACAGGCGACAAAGTCACCGTGGCCAAGGCGCAAAAAGCCCTGGAGGGCCTGCGTGCCCACCAGCCCAGCCTGGTCTGGAAATCCGCCCGCAGTGAATACGCCGTCGAAGACGCCGCCATGCTGCGTTGGTATGCGCAGCGCGTGCAGGCTGGAACCTGGCCACCGGCAGGCCCGCAGCTGGATTGGCTGGATGAATAA